The following coding sequences lie in one Chloroflexota bacterium genomic window:
- a CDS encoding MFS transporter — protein sequence MRNPRPRFFYGWLVVIASILAGAVQSGGSVWGASVFASHMTDELGWARSAFFGAFTLRAIVGGVLSPFIGPMQDTRSGPRILMLLTGLTMGFSLITLKWVDNIVLFYVLFGALGALTMVGGAEMLTVAIVPKWFVRMRGRAVAIASTGTAMGPLFFPFLVHGIITLVGWRDAWVVLGIGSMAIMVPLALMVRSRPEDIGLLPDGAREPEPATLRQAQGERAGAAQGERRIASRAEQSFTRRQAMRTYAFWLLILAFFLSMLGMGGFHANWIPYFEDIGFSPAVGAWAATAYGVCSISVRLVWGVVAERYPVRYLLVIQALLTAVSIMLFLNITNVPTLIIAGASHGLALGGFFIMRPLIIANYFGRQNLGAINGVLRPFVTLSGAVSPLLIAGMFDIFGTYREAFLLATFTWVLAAGVVFLAAPPRRQRTASEAVAG from the coding sequence ATGCGCAATCCTCGGCCACGGTTCTTCTACGGCTGGTTGGTGGTCATCGCATCCATCCTCGCGGGGGCCGTGCAGAGCGGCGGGAGCGTCTGGGGCGCCAGCGTCTTCGCGTCGCACATGACGGACGAGCTCGGCTGGGCGCGCTCCGCCTTCTTTGGGGCGTTCACGCTGCGGGCCATCGTGGGGGGCGTCCTCTCGCCCTTCATCGGGCCGATGCAGGACACCCGCTCCGGCCCCCGCATCCTCATGCTGCTCACCGGCCTCACCATGGGCTTTTCGCTCATCACCCTCAAGTGGGTCGACAACATCGTGCTCTTCTACGTGCTGTTCGGCGCGCTGGGGGCGCTCACGATGGTCGGCGGCGCGGAGATGCTGACGGTGGCCATCGTGCCCAAGTGGTTCGTGCGCATGCGCGGGCGGGCCGTGGCGATTGCCTCCACCGGCACGGCGATGGGGCCGCTGTTCTTCCCCTTCCTGGTCCACGGCATCATCACGCTGGTGGGCTGGCGCGACGCCTGGGTGGTCCTCGGCATTGGGTCGATGGCGATCATGGTGCCGCTGGCGCTGATGGTGCGGTCGAGGCCCGAGGACATCGGACTGCTGCCCGACGGCGCGAGGGAGCCCGAACCGGCGACCCTTCGACAGGCTCAAGGCGAACGGGCGGGGGCGGCGCAGGGCGAACGACGCATCGCGTCGAGGGCGGAGCAGAGCTTCACTCGGCGACAGGCGATGCGCACGTACGCCTTCTGGCTGCTGATCCTGGCGTTCTTCCTCTCCATGCTGGGCATGGGCGGCTTTCACGCCAACTGGATCCCGTACTTTGAGGACATCGGGTTCTCGCCGGCCGTCGGGGCGTGGGCGGCGACGGCGTACGGCGTGTGCTCCATCAGCGTCCGGCTGGTGTGGGGCGTGGTGGCCGAGCGGTACCCGGTGCGCTACCTGCTGGTGATCCAAGCGCTGCTGACGGCGGTGAGCATCATGCTGTTCCTGAACATCACCAATGTGCCGACGCTCATCATTGCCGGGGCGTCGCACGGGCTGGCGCTGGGCGGGTTCTTCATCATGCGCCCGCTGATCATCGCGAACTACTTCGGCAGGCAGAACTTGGGGGCGATCAACGGCGTCCTGCGGCCCTTCGTGACGCTGAGCGGCGCCGTGAGCCCGCTGTTGATCGCGGGGATGTTCGACATCTTCGGCACGTACCGCGAGGCGTTCCTGCTGGCGACGTTCACATGGGTTCTCGCGGCGGGCGTCGTGTTCCTGGCGGCGCCGCCGAGGCGGCAACGCACGGCGAGCGAGGCGGTCGCGGGGTAG